A region of Desulfovibrio sp. DNA encodes the following proteins:
- a CDS encoding MgtC/SapB family protein, translating into MTAFMTSFDTDFLWEMSLLLRLLGAGLCGAIIGYERAHRFKEAGIRTHFVVAMGAALFIVISKYGFEDMIGRSGVGLDPSRVASGIVSGVGFLGAGIIFIRNQTITGLTTAAGIWVTAGIGMAIGSGLYWVGGLGTVLIYTIQMILHKHFLRVGTVPTINLKLTIAGSNAALESIQKTLNSKYQIINTKISQQNPALFIVEMKIKSQSTNDYAALLLLMKKHPDIKSIEI; encoded by the coding sequence ATGACAGCATTTATGACAAGCTTTGATACTGATTTTTTGTGGGAAATGAGTTTACTGTTGCGTCTATTGGGTGCAGGTCTTTGCGGTGCGATAATCGGATATGAACGTGCTCATAGATTTAAAGAAGCGGGGATTCGCACTCATTTTGTGGTAGCAATGGGGGCAGCGTTGTTTATAGTAATATCAAAATATGGCTTTGAAGACATGATTGGCAGGTCTGGCGTTGGTCTTGACCCCTCGCGGGTCGCCTCTGGTATTGTTTCTGGAGTAGGATTCCTTGGCGCGGGAATCATTTTCATACGCAATCAAACCATTACCGGATTAACGACAGCTGCCGGAATTTGGGTCACCGCTGGAATCGGAATGGCTATTGGTTCTGGCCTTTATTGGGTCGGAGGCCTTGGCACAGTGCTGATTTATACTATTCAAATGATACTTCATAAACATTTTTTGAGAGTTGGCACAGTGCCAACTATAAACTTGAAGCTGACCATTGCTGGGTCAAACGCAGCTCTGGAATCAATTCAAAAAACACTCAATTCAAAATATCAAATTATTAACACTAAAATATCTCAACAAAACCCTGCATTATTTATTGTAGAAATGAAAATCAAATCGCAAAGCACAAATGATTATGCAGCGCTACTACTTTTAATGAAAAAGCATCCAGATATTAAATCCATAGAAATATGA
- a CDS encoding sigma 54-interacting transcriptional regulator, with product MDLAQRRAVEDVLSLAVKCLGTARDSALVRIWLVEPDNSCPTCAEQSTCAGRGRCLHLKASYGTSRTDGRHWTKTEGSGFYRFPLGSRKVGSIALTNKPLEVACISGSEAWIADPDWIKSEGIVSFAGQPLICRGETLGVIAVFSRCVFEQGSMELLRMVADHIAYSIANARLFEIADALNQQKELENAHLREELYEARKFTGIIGESSAIKEIREQIHIVGGTEATVLIQGDSGTGKELVAHELHKQSKRKNNPFIKINCAAIPQHLFESEFFGHVKGAFTGAINDRMGFFQVANGGTLFLDEVAEIPLELQGKLLRVIQDGEFRRVGEEKIRCTNVRLIAATNKNLKEAIQRRTFRDDLYYRLQVFPIVMPSLKEREEDIPLLVRHFIGVFCKKNGRSTFDLSGEQMHRLQQYDWPGNIRELQNFVERMVITGRPEQALDYLAICGPAEGKENVFVQSAGITQRILTDAQMRQMEKANLKAALERTNWLVYGNRGAAALLGIKPTTLISRLKRFGLYALRPASIVLDEQESFSDRE from the coding sequence TTGGATCTTGCGCAGCGGCGAGCCGTGGAAGACGTGCTTTCATTGGCGGTCAAATGCCTGGGAACTGCCCGTGATTCTGCATTGGTGCGGATATGGCTTGTCGAGCCAGATAACTCTTGCCCAACGTGCGCAGAGCAATCCACTTGCGCTGGACGTGGGCGTTGCCTGCACCTCAAGGCCAGTTATGGAACGTCGCGCACAGACGGGAGGCACTGGACCAAGACGGAAGGGTCGGGTTTTTATCGTTTCCCCTTGGGCAGCAGAAAGGTTGGTTCCATAGCCTTGACCAATAAACCACTGGAAGTGGCATGTATCAGTGGCTCAGAGGCATGGATTGCCGACCCCGATTGGATCAAGAGCGAAGGCATTGTAAGTTTTGCCGGGCAACCTCTGATTTGCCGAGGAGAAACCCTTGGCGTTATTGCTGTTTTTTCGCGCTGTGTTTTTGAGCAAGGCTCCATGGAGCTTTTGCGCATGGTGGCTGATCACATTGCCTACTCCATTGCCAATGCACGGCTTTTTGAAATAGCTGATGCCCTCAACCAGCAAAAAGAACTGGAAAATGCACACCTGCGCGAAGAACTTTACGAGGCACGCAAATTTACGGGCATTATTGGTGAGAGCTCGGCAATAAAGGAAATACGCGAACAGATTCATATTGTTGGCGGTACGGAAGCCACCGTACTCATTCAAGGAGATTCTGGAACAGGCAAAGAACTTGTTGCTCACGAATTGCACAAGCAAAGTAAAAGAAAAAATAATCCGTTTATAAAAATAAACTGTGCTGCAATTCCACAGCACCTTTTTGAGAGTGAGTTTTTTGGCCATGTCAAAGGAGCCTTTACTGGCGCAATCAACGATCGCATGGGCTTTTTTCAAGTAGCCAATGGTGGAACCCTGTTTCTTGATGAAGTCGCTGAAATTCCGCTAGAGCTGCAAGGCAAGCTGCTGCGGGTTATACAGGATGGAGAATTTAGGCGGGTTGGCGAAGAAAAAATACGCTGCACAAATGTGCGTCTCATTGCCGCTACAAATAAAAACCTGAAAGAAGCAATCCAGCGAAGAACTTTTAGAGACGACCTGTATTACCGCTTGCAGGTTTTTCCCATCGTTATGCCCAGTCTCAAAGAACGGGAAGAAGATATCCCTTTGCTAGTGCGGCATTTTATTGGCGTTTTTTGCAAAAAAAATGGCCGCAGCACGTTTGATCTGTCCGGTGAGCAGATGCACAGGCTGCAACAGTATGACTGGCCCGGCAACATACGGGAGCTGCAAAATTTTGTTGAGCGTATGGTCATTACGGGGCGACCAGAGCAGGCATTGGATTATCTTGCCATTTGCGGCCCAGCCGAGGGAAAGGAAAATGTTTTTGTGCAATCAGCTGGCATTACGCAAAGAATTTTGACTGATGCCCAGATGCGACAAATGGAAAAAGCCAATCTGAAGGCCGCGTTGGAGCGGACAAATTGGCTTGTTTACGGAAACAGGGGGGCAGCGGCCTTACTGGGTATAAAGCCGACAACGCTTATTTCGCGGCTCAAGCGGTTTGGCCTTTATGCGCTTCGCCCAGCTTCCATCGTTCTTGATGAGCAAGAGAGCTTTTCTGATAGAGAGTAA
- a CDS encoding dissimilatory sulfite reductase D family protein codes for MTPDQQKVVDFISAKNKTKFYFNDFLEIFPEKGPREVKKILTSMVQSEVMEFWSSGSTTMYGLRGAGKQSQAEGEG; via the coding sequence ATGACACCGGATCAGCAAAAGGTCGTGGATTTCATCAGCGCAAAAAACAAGACGAAGTTCTACTTTAATGATTTTCTGGAAATTTTTCCGGAAAAAGGCCCCAGAGAAGTCAAAAAAATACTGACCTCAATGGTGCAAAGTGAAGTAATGGAATTCTGGTCCTCTGGCAGTACCACAATGTACGGCCTTCGGGGGGCAGGAAAGCAAAGCCAGGCCGAAGGCGAGGGATAG